A part of Deinococcus detaillensis genomic DNA contains:
- a CDS encoding 4a-hydroxytetrahydrobiopterin dehydratase, translated as MTSDAPKPEQGRPERLSEGDVLDHKPEGWWGDHGLIYRLFEFETYQAGMDFAVRVAELAEAQNHHPVITVMFKKVKITYSTHETDSFISGVTQLDLDGAEAVNSLFAVEGASTPYLKAPPPGAADQG; from the coding sequence ATGACTTCAGATGCTCCCAAACCCGAACAAGGAAGGCCCGAACGCCTCAGCGAAGGCGACGTTCTCGACCACAAACCTGAAGGCTGGTGGGGCGATCACGGGCTGATCTACCGGCTGTTTGAATTTGAAACCTACCAAGCGGGCATGGACTTCGCCGTGCGGGTGGCCGAACTCGCCGAAGCGCAAAACCACCACCCGGTCATCACGGTGATGTTCAAAAAAGTCAAGATCACTTACTCCACCCACGAAACTGACAGCTTCATCAGCGGCGTCACTCAGCTCGATCTGGACGGCGCGGAAGCGGTCAACAGTTTGTTTGCGGTGGAGGGCGCTTCGACGCCGTATCTGAAAGCGCCGCCCCCGGGTGCAGCGGATCAGGGGTGA
- a CDS encoding DinB family protein, translating into MNILRGPPPDTLSAMLGHTEFASAEQITGHLQAKQAATHLPNMPHSIAEIVAHMTQNMQFNLKLIEGKDEKLLSEWPHFAEEELTEEVWSDLVRAFMAVLRQLRNYTEQPEVLEQLIYPATDTEPGWTVGYKLAVNIAVHNAYHLGQIVTLRQGLGAWPE; encoded by the coding sequence ATGAATATCTTGCGTGGGCCACCGCCTGACACCCTGAGCGCCATGCTGGGCCACACCGAGTTTGCTTCAGCTGAGCAGATCACCGGTCATTTGCAAGCCAAGCAAGCGGCCACGCATCTGCCAAACATGCCGCATAGCATCGCCGAGATCGTGGCCCACATGACTCAGAACATGCAGTTCAACTTAAAGCTGATTGAGGGGAAAGACGAAAAGCTGCTCAGTGAATGGCCGCACTTTGCTGAAGAAGAGCTGACGGAAGAAGTTTGGAGCGACTTGGTTCGTGCTTTTATGGCCGTACTGCGGCAGCTCCGTAACTACACCGAGCAGCCCGAAGTCCTCGAACAGTTGATCTATCCGGCCACCGACACCGAACCCGGCTGGACGGTGGGCTACAAGCTGGCGGTGAATATCGCCGTGCATAACGCCTACCACCTCGGCCAGATCGTGACCCTGCGTCAAGGGCTCGGCGCTTGGCCAGAATGA
- the panC gene encoding pantoate--beta-alanine ligase — protein sequence MQLVHSPAELLSVLRKDQTGTPESLGLVPTMGALHAGHTELIRRARAENTRVVLSLFVNPLQFGPHEDFAAYPRDLAGDARIAEDAGVDILFAPPVSQMYSSGFASRVSVEGVSEGFDGASRPGHFTGVATVVLKLLNLVQPTRAYFGEKDWQQLAVVRRMVRDLNVPVQIVGVPTVRSALPNETGLALSSRNTYLSAEQRSRAAVLSRALRAAQALYAAGERRSQALLSAASAELAGESGLTLDYLALVDGDMNEREWVDNEGVSAESLAEYRLLVAARLFGVRLIDNMPLISADALTAAL from the coding sequence ATGCAACTCGTCCACTCGCCCGCCGAGCTCCTCAGCGTCCTGCGGAAAGATCAAACCGGCACTCCCGAATCGCTCGGCTTGGTGCCGACTATGGGAGCGCTCCACGCCGGACACACCGAACTCATTCGCCGCGCCCGCGCCGAGAACACCCGCGTGGTGCTGAGCCTTTTTGTCAATCCCTTGCAGTTCGGCCCGCACGAAGACTTTGCCGCTTATCCCCGCGACCTCGCGGGCGACGCGCGGATAGCCGAGGACGCCGGGGTGGACATTTTGTTTGCGCCGCCGGTTAGTCAGATGTACTCTTCCGGTTTTGCTTCGCGGGTCAGCGTGGAAGGTGTCTCAGAGGGCTTTGACGGCGCGTCGCGGCCCGGTCACTTCACGGGAGTGGCCACGGTGGTGCTCAAGTTGCTCAACTTGGTGCAGCCGACCCGGGCTTACTTCGGCGAAAAAGACTGGCAGCAACTCGCGGTGGTGCGCCGGATGGTGCGCGATTTGAACGTGCCGGTGCAGATCGTGGGCGTGCCGACGGTACGCTCAGCGCTGCCAAATGAAACGGGACTGGCGCTCAGCAGCCGCAACACCTACCTGAGCGCCGAGCAGCGCTCGCGGGCCGCCGTGCTTTCCCGGGCGCTGCGGGCCGCCCAAGCCCTTTACGCGGCGGGCGAGCGGCGCAGCCAAGCGCTCCTCTCTGCCGCCAGCGCCGAACTGGCGGGCGAAAGCGGCTTGACGCTGGATTACTTGGCCTTGGTGGACGGTGACATGAATGAGAGAGAATGGGTGGATAATGAGGGAGTGTCTGCCGAGTCTTTAGCTGAATACCGCTTGTTGGTGGCCGCCCGCCTGTTTGGTGTGCGCCTGATTGACAATATGCCGCTCATTTCCGCCGACGCGCTCACGGCAGCGCTGTGA
- a CDS encoding phage holin family protein codes for MLNAFLKFLISALALYLVTRLYSGVSFEPGTTWLGVLIAALVMGVVNALIRPILLLLTLPINVLTLGLFTLVINALMLMLVAALSQLNVSGFGGAFVGAIILTVLNWLIDLVMPEKLER; via the coding sequence ATGTTGAACGCTTTTCTTAAGTTCTTGATCAGTGCGCTGGCGCTTTATTTGGTCACGAGGCTTTACAGCGGCGTGTCGTTTGAACCCGGCACCACTTGGCTGGGGGTGCTGATCGCTGCGTTGGTGATGGGTGTGGTCAACGCCTTGATCCGCCCAATTTTGCTGCTGCTCACCTTGCCGATCAATGTGTTGACGCTGGGCCTGTTTACTTTGGTCATCAACGCCCTGATGCTGATGTTGGTTGCCGCCCTGAGCCAGCTCAATGTCAGCGGCTTCGGGGGCGCGTTCGTGGGGGCCATCATCTTGACAGTGCTGAACTGGCTGATCGATTTGGTGATGCCGGAAAAGCTTGAGCGTTAA
- a CDS encoding acyl-CoA thioesterase produces MSAPLTDLSAEQAAHTLRTHTLRVCVQPEDIDELNHVNNVVYLVWCELAARAHSDRVGMTLPRLMELGAVAVARRHDITYHIPALLGDEVEVWTNLVSSQGIRARREYTLTRVSDQKRLAECFTDWVWVDPVSGRPKRPNPEIVEAFGF; encoded by the coding sequence GTGAGTGCGCCGCTCACCGACCTCAGCGCTGAGCAAGCCGCCCACACCCTGCGAACCCACACCCTGCGCGTCTGCGTGCAGCCGGAAGACATCGACGAACTCAATCACGTCAACAACGTGGTGTATCTGGTGTGGTGCGAACTGGCCGCCCGCGCTCACTCCGACAGGGTCGGCATGACTCTGCCGCGCTTAATGGAACTCGGCGCGGTGGCGGTGGCGCGGCGGCACGACATCACTTACCACATTCCGGCCCTGCTCGGCGACGAAGTAGAAGTCTGGACGAATCTGGTGTCCAGCCAGGGCATCCGGGCGCGGCGCGAGTACACCCTGACCCGCGTCAGCGACCAAAAGCGCCTCGCCGAGTGCTTCACCGATTGGGTCTGGGTCGATCCAGTATCGGGCAGGCCCAAACGGCCCAACCCAGAAATCGTGGAAGCCTTCGGATTCTAG
- a CDS encoding type IV pilus twitching motility protein PilT, which produces MNLDELLRQMLSRRVSDVHLQAGSPPTGRIDGQLVQFGTQVLMPPETQALAQSILSPDQWEEFEYRNELDTAYSVRGMGRFRCNVFRQRGAVGIVMRVVGDSIPNFESLGLPVDVLRSFSEMSRGLILITGPTGSGKSTTMASMVDHINRNFAYNIITIEDPIEILHRNQRSIVAQREIGSDTRDFRTALKFAMRQDPDVILIGEMRDKETVEAALTAAQTGHLVLSTLHTLDAMRTINRIIDFFAPYERDQIRVLLAESLVGVVSQRLLRRADGVGRVLGHEVLINTPLIAEFIRDENRTHEIKDALVEDNIRGMHTFDQTLLELYRSQMITLEEASDNASSPSEFKVMVTRSGMR; this is translated from the coding sequence GTGAACCTCGACGAATTGCTGCGGCAAATGCTGTCGCGCCGCGTCAGCGACGTGCATTTACAAGCGGGCAGCCCGCCAACAGGCCGAATCGACGGTCAATTGGTGCAGTTCGGCACCCAGGTGCTGATGCCGCCGGAAACGCAGGCGCTGGCCCAGAGTATTCTCAGCCCCGATCAGTGGGAAGAGTTCGAGTACCGCAACGAACTCGACACCGCCTACAGCGTGCGCGGCATGGGCCGGTTCCGATGCAACGTGTTTCGTCAGCGCGGCGCAGTAGGCATCGTGATGCGGGTGGTCGGCGACAGTATTCCCAACTTCGAGTCCTTGGGCTTGCCGGTAGACGTGCTGCGGAGTTTTTCGGAGATGTCACGTGGCCTGATTCTCATCACTGGGCCGACCGGGTCGGGCAAGAGCACTACGATGGCCAGCATGGTTGATCACATCAACCGCAACTTTGCCTACAACATCATCACCATCGAAGACCCGATTGAGATTTTGCACCGCAACCAGCGCAGCATCGTGGCCCAGCGCGAAATCGGCTCAGACACCCGCGACTTTCGCACCGCCCTCAAGTTCGCCATGCGCCAAGACCCCGACGTGATCCTCATCGGCGAGATGCGCGACAAGGAAACGGTGGAAGCCGCCCTGACCGCCGCTCAAACCGGACACTTGGTGCTCTCTACCCTGCACACCTTGGACGCCATGCGGACCATCAACCGCATCATCGACTTTTTTGCGCCGTATGAACGCGACCAGATTCGGGTGCTGCTGGCCGAATCGCTGGTGGGCGTGGTCAGCCAGCGCCTGCTGCGGCGGGCCGACGGCGTGGGCCGGGTGCTGGGCCACGAAGTGCTGATCAACACGCCACTCATCGCCGAATTTATCCGCGACGAAAACCGCACCCACGAAATCAAAGACGCCCTGGTCGAAGACAACATCCGTGGGATGCACACCTTCGATCAAACTCTGCTGGAGCTGTACCGCAGCCAGATGATCACGCTGGAGGAAGCCAGCGACAACGCCAGCAGCCCCAGCGAGTTCAAGGTGATGGTCACGCGCTCCGGGATGCGCTGA
- the gltX gene encoding glutamate--tRNA ligase has protein sequence MSAQMATSPVVTRIAPSPTGDPHIGTAYQALFNAVFARQHSGKFVVRLEDTDRSRYNAASEGRILDMLDWLGGVWDGLKPDASPRKEDKFGPYIQSKRAELHRTYAEQLLESGAAYRAFDTPEELDERRKAAEARKDSFLGYDRRDRSLSREESERRAESGEAFVIRLAAPTEGQTVVRDRLRGDVVFNNAELDDKVLLKRDGFPTYHLAAMVDDHLMGVTHVIRAEEWLTSTPVHKLILQGLGWNEPEWIHTPWLLSKGGKKYSKRRGDPSVEDFRKMGILPEALLNYLGMMGWSMPSGEDGAAQEVFSPAEMVEHFTWERVSLGGSTFDLDKLRWLNGKYIREVLSLDDVTQRLHAFGTEQGYTEGIANNAYFHAVAAMMLPRFETLAEFWEKTPYFFTEDYSINDKAAKLIADGRELLPKLQATLTALPDFAHDTTDAALRGLAETEGLKAGKVMQPLRAAVAGTSESPGLFEMLEALGKERVLRRLARVMEGQ, from the coding sequence ATGTCTGCCCAAATGGCCACTTCCCCGGTAGTGACGCGCATCGCGCCCAGTCCCACCGGCGATCCTCACATCGGCACCGCTTACCAAGCCCTCTTCAACGCGGTGTTTGCCCGTCAGCACAGCGGCAAATTCGTGGTGCGCTTAGAAGACACCGACCGGAGCCGCTACAACGCCGCTTCCGAAGGCCGCATCCTGGATATGCTCGATTGGCTCGGCGGCGTCTGGGACGGTCTCAAGCCGGATGCCAGTCCCAGAAAGGAAGATAAATTTGGCCCGTATATCCAGTCGAAGCGGGCCGAGTTGCACCGAACGTACGCCGAGCAACTGCTGGAGAGCGGCGCGGCTTACCGGGCCTTCGACACTCCCGAAGAACTCGACGAGCGCCGCAAAGCTGCCGAAGCCCGCAAAGACAGTTTTCTGGGCTATGACCGGCGTGACCGCTCACTCAGCCGTGAGGAATCAGAGCGCCGCGCCGAGAGTGGAGAAGCGTTCGTGATTCGGCTGGCCGCGCCGACGGAGGGCCAAACGGTGGTGCGTGACCGCCTGCGCGGCGATGTGGTTTTTAACAACGCCGAGCTGGACGACAAAGTGCTGCTCAAACGCGACGGCTTTCCGACGTATCACCTCGCGGCGATGGTGGACGATCATCTGATGGGTGTTACGCACGTTATCCGCGCCGAGGAGTGGCTGACCAGCACCCCGGTTCACAAGCTGATTTTGCAGGGGCTGGGCTGGAATGAGCCGGAGTGGATTCACACCCCCTGGCTGCTCTCCAAGGGGGGCAAAAAGTACAGCAAGCGCCGGGGCGATCCCAGCGTGGAGGACTTCCGCAAGATGGGCATTTTGCCTGAGGCCCTGCTCAATTACCTCGGCATGATGGGCTGGAGTATGCCCAGCGGCGAGGACGGTGCGGCGCAGGAAGTTTTCTCGCCCGCCGAGATGGTGGAGCACTTCACTTGGGAGCGGGTCTCTTTGGGCGGCTCGACCTTCGACCTTGACAAGCTGCGCTGGCTCAACGGCAAATACATCCGCGAGGTGCTGAGCTTGGACGACGTGACGCAGCGTTTGCACGCTTTCGGCACCGAGCAGGGCTACACGGAAGGCATTGCCAACAACGCTTACTTTCATGCGGTGGCCGCCATGATGCTGCCGCGCTTTGAAACTTTGGCCGAATTCTGGGAAAAAACGCCGTATTTCTTCACTGAGGATTACAGCATCAACGACAAGGCCGCCAAACTGATTGCCGATGGGCGCGAACTCTTGCCCAAGCTGCAAGCCACTTTGACGGCGCTGCCCGATTTCGCCCATGACACCACCGACGCCGCGCTGCGCGGGCTGGCCGAAACCGAGGGCCTCAAAGCAGGCAAGGTGATGCAGCCGCTGCGGGCCGCCGTTGCCGGAACCAGCGAAAGCCCCGGCCTGTTTGAGATGCTCGAAGCGCTCGGCAAGGAGCGGGTGCTGAGGCGGCTGGCGCGGGTGATGGAAGGCCAGTGA
- a CDS encoding peroxiredoxin family protein — MGLKIKIQRTGNGGDTSSPSLWTVLTSGLFARKWLGRAAPRLPQLPLEPARNTLLYFRTRGCTVCGLIDMQVAAACHQSGVDLLIVDRYTKSDDPEDQTIYAQRGNILDFGGPINTAYQIGTYPSLVLINSEGKIVLKDVGNRAKPDVYGEYLKNKFAVLLG, encoded by the coding sequence ATGGGCCTCAAAATTAAGATTCAGCGGACTGGCAACGGCGGCGACACCTCAAGCCCAAGTTTGTGGACAGTACTGACTTCCGGTTTGTTCGCCCGAAAGTGGCTGGGCAGGGCCGCGCCGAGGCTGCCGCAGCTTCCGCTGGAGCCTGCCCGCAACACCCTGCTTTATTTCCGCACGCGCGGCTGCACGGTTTGCGGCTTGATCGATATGCAGGTGGCAGCGGCTTGTCATCAGTCAGGCGTGGATCTGCTGATCGTGGACAGGTACACCAAGTCGGACGACCCCGAAGACCAAACCATCTACGCTCAGCGCGGCAACATCCTGGATTTCGGCGGGCCAATCAACACCGCTTACCAAATCGGGACGTATCCTTCACTCGTTCTGATCAATTCGGAAGGCAAGATTGTGCTCAAAGATGTGGGCAACCGAGCCAAGCCGGACGTTTACGGTGAGTACTTGAAAAATAAGTTTGCCGTGCTGCTGGGCTAA
- the mnmE gene encoding tRNA uridine-5-carboxymethylaminomethyl(34) synthesis GTPase MnmE, producing the protein MTGLSDTIAAIATAPGSAGVGIVRLSGPLALTLADAVFSGRSKPSRSKGGRFLYGAFVDAQGQTLDEGLCLVFRAPHSYTGEDVAELQSHGSPAVLARLLSRVLEVGARPARPGEFTLRAYLGGRLDLTQAEAVLSLVNAQTEAARRQASLGLTGALAARVESIAVSVTRTLSAIQAMLDYPEEGVPEEEREVPLAQAEAELSALIGTARAGQVATRGAKLAILGRPNAGKSSLLNALLGYERSIVTPLAGTTRDYLEAQLELAGVPITLIDTAGLRETTDEIEAAGVRQAERLGQSADLVLRLEDGSAEREPLNLAGEVATILVQTKADLPLCWAAPDAITVSAVTGQGLPELREAVRSALLGSETRGEAWLTTERQADAARRALTHITAARHLPDDLASYELEQGLLALAELTGRDVQEDVVDAVFRNFCVGK; encoded by the coding sequence ATGACCGGACTCTCAGACACCATCGCCGCCATCGCCACCGCGCCGGGAAGCGCCGGAGTCGGCATCGTGCGCCTCAGCGGCCCGCTGGCCCTCACGCTGGCCGACGCCGTGTTCAGCGGGCGCAGCAAGCCGAGCCGCAGCAAAGGCGGGCGCTTTTTGTATGGTGCATTTGTAGACGCGCAGGGCCAGACGCTCGACGAAGGTCTGTGCCTGGTGTTCCGCGCTCCGCACAGCTACACCGGCGAGGACGTGGCCGAACTCCAATCGCACGGCAGTCCGGCGGTATTGGCCCGTCTGCTTTCCCGCGTGCTGGAAGTCGGAGCGCGGCCCGCGCGGCCCGGCGAGTTTACTTTGCGGGCTTACCTCGGCGGGCGGCTCGATTTGACTCAGGCCGAGGCGGTGCTCTCGCTGGTCAACGCCCAGACCGAAGCGGCCCGCCGGCAAGCCTCACTCGGCCTGACCGGAGCGCTGGCGGCGCGGGTGGAGAGCATCGCCGTCAGCGTGACCCGCACTCTGTCTGCCATTCAAGCGATGCTGGATTACCCCGAAGAAGGCGTGCCGGAAGAAGAACGGGAAGTGCCGCTGGCACAGGCTGAGGCCGAACTCAGCGCTTTGATCGGCACCGCCCGCGCCGGACAGGTCGCCACTCGCGGCGCAAAGCTGGCCATCTTGGGCCGCCCCAACGCCGGAAAATCCAGTTTGCTCAATGCCCTCTTGGGCTACGAGCGCAGCATTGTCACGCCGCTGGCCGGCACCACCCGCGATTACTTGGAAGCCCAGCTCGAACTCGCCGGCGTGCCGATTACGCTGATCGACACAGCGGGCTTACGCGAAACCACCGACGAAATCGAGGCGGCGGGGGTGCGCCAAGCCGAGCGACTGGGACAGAGCGCCGACTTGGTGCTGCGACTCGAAGACGGCAGCGCTGAGCGTGAGCCGCTGAATTTAGCGGGCGAGGTGGCGACGATCTTGGTGCAGACCAAAGCCGATTTGCCGCTTTGTTGGGCAGCGCCTGACGCCATTACCGTCAGCGCGGTGACTGGGCAGGGCCTGCCGGAACTGCGCGAAGCGGTGCGCTCGGCGCTGCTGGGCAGTGAAACGCGGGGTGAAGCGTGGCTGACCACCGAACGCCAAGCCGACGCCGCCCGCCGCGCCCTGACGCACATCACTGCCGCCCGGCACCTGCCCGACGACTTGGCCAGCTACGAACTCGAACAGGGCCTGCTGGCGCTGGCCGAACTGACCGGACGTGACGTGCAAGAAGACGTGGTGGACGCGGTATTTAGAAATTTTTGCGTGGGCAAATAG